One Candidatus Krumholzibacteriia bacterium genomic window, GCAGCAGAGATCGAGGATCTCGAACGGCTCGCTGGCAGGGAACCGCCGGGCGCTCCGGTCGAGATGGGCGGCATAGCCTGGCTGGAGAGCGGAGAGAAGGTCGTAACCGCGGGCGATGCGGTCGAACTGGTGGGGCACCTTGTGTTTCTCGAGCACCGATTTCTCTCCTCTTGCGGGCGCACCTGTACGGGCGAGGCGTCCTGGGACGCGGGCCTCGTCAGTAGCGCAGGTGCAAGCGTACCGTGAGCGTGTCGCCCGCAGCGTCGAAGGCGGCAGCGGCAAAACTTGGTGGTCCGAAGCGGGCCTTGACGTCACGCGACACACCCCAGCCCTCGCTCGGCCGACCGAGGAAGTCCTTTTGCATGCTCCCGTCGCCGTTCTCGTCATGGAAGACGGAAACCGCATAGCGCCCCGACGGCAATGGAGTGAATACGAAGGTGGCGCTGTCGCCCGCAATCGTCGCCCTGCCCCACTGCAGGCTCAGTTCGTCGTGGTCAGGGAAGCCATCTTTCTTGGCGAAGATCGACATGCGCACTTCGCCGCGGTGGTGTCGCAAGCCGAGAGCTACGGCTCGGATCACCGTGGCGTGCGTCACCTGTCCGCCGGCAGCTGCCGGGGCGAGCGAATCAGGGGGAGCTCCCGGAGTTGGCGCGAGCGAATCAGGGGGGGCGGTCAGAGTAGGCGTGAGCGCATCCGGTGGAGCAGGAGGCATGGTGCCTTCGATGGGCAACGCAGCGGACAGCACGACCGGCAGTAGAATGCCGCCGAGGATCACGACCCGCAGCTGCCGGAATTGCACTCGAAGTCACCATCCTCTCGAGCTCTGCCGACCCGTTCGTCCCTCGGGGAGAGATGCTTCGCCATCATGGCGCGCAAGGGGCTCGTTCCCCAGGGGAAGAACGTCCTCGGCACGGACGACGCGCGACGGAGGCGAAAGCGGCGCCCTCCGACCTTGGCGGGGCGCGATGGCATGTCGCAGGGACTCCAACACCGCACCCGCTGCGAGAACGAGCTTGGTGCTTCCCGGCACGATGGCGCGTCCGGC contains:
- a CDS encoding DUF2141 domain-containing protein, with protein sequence MQFRQLRVVILGGILLPVVLSAALPIEGTMPPAPPDALTPTLTAPPDSLAPTPGAPPDSLAPAAAGGQVTHATVIRAVALGLRHHRGEVRMSIFAKKDGFPDHDELSLQWGRATIAGDSATFVFTPLPSGRYAVSVFHDENGDGSMQKDFLGRPSEGWGVSRDVKARFGPPSFAAAAFDAAGDTLTVRLHLRY